A single window of Hymenobacter sp. APR13 DNA harbors:
- a CDS encoding M1 family metallopeptidase, translating into MLKPTLLAAGLAALLALPAAAQTTNSGTDKFAQLETLLPTPNSYRTASGAPGTDYWQQRADYNIRVKLDDEKQAITGSEDITYTNLSPDVLTYLWVQLDQNILDKNSITTATQVGQIQDRMPFQTLDYLQRSEFDGGFKISEVKMKGGKALPYVINHTMMRVDLPTPLRPKQAVTFSISWSYNINDQTKINQRSGYEYFAEDKNYLYEIAQFYPRMAVYSDNQGWQHKQFLGNGEFALPFGDYRVSITAPADHVVGATGVLQNPNEVLTSAQRQRLEKAKTAKTPVLIVSQQEAEKAETGRAKGTKTWTYAAKDVRDFAWASSRKFIWDAMGIMQKGKPVMCMSYYPKEGNPLWGKYSTEVVAHTIKVYSKYTIDYEYPVAISVHGPVGGMEYPMLCFNGGRPEKDGTYSADRKYGMISVIIHEVGHNFFPMIINSDERQWSWMDEGLNTFTQYLTEQEWERNYPSRRGEPKNIVDYMRTGKNLQTPIMTNSESVLQFGPNAYAKPATGLNILRETILGRELFDYAFKEYARRWAYKHPTPADFFRTMEDASGTDLDWFWRGWFYTTDASDLAITGVKWYSVDSKNPEIENARKRELINKAPQTLSQQRNLQDIKRTLVDEKPELKDFYNTYDPLATTDADKQRYQQMAKGLSAEQQQRLNAGLNFYEVSLKNLGGLTMPVIVQMTYQDGKQEKVTIPAEIWRKNNAEVTKVFVTEKPVVSFVLDPNLETADIDLSNNAWPQQAAPSRFELFEQQQRTQPNPMQQQSALQKLEQKPVNSTGGTN; encoded by the coding sequence ATGCTGAAACCTACTCTGCTGGCCGCCGGGCTGGCGGCGCTGCTGGCCCTGCCGGCCGCGGCCCAAACCACCAACTCCGGCACCGACAAATTTGCGCAGCTCGAAACGCTGCTGCCCACGCCCAACTCCTATCGCACCGCCTCCGGCGCCCCCGGCACCGACTACTGGCAGCAGCGCGCCGACTACAACATCCGCGTGAAGCTGGATGATGAAAAGCAGGCCATTACGGGCTCCGAGGACATCACCTACACCAACCTCTCGCCCGACGTGCTGACCTACCTCTGGGTGCAGCTCGACCAGAACATCCTCGACAAAAACTCCATCACCACGGCCACGCAGGTGGGCCAGATTCAGGACCGGATGCCGTTCCAGACGCTGGATTATCTGCAGCGCAGCGAGTTTGACGGTGGCTTCAAGATTTCGGAGGTGAAGATGAAAGGCGGCAAGGCGCTGCCCTACGTCATCAACCACACCATGATGCGCGTGGATTTGCCCACGCCGCTGCGGCCCAAGCAGGCCGTGACGTTCAGCATCTCGTGGAGCTACAACATCAACGACCAGACAAAAATCAATCAGCGCAGCGGCTACGAGTATTTCGCCGAGGACAAAAACTACCTCTACGAAATTGCGCAGTTCTACCCGCGCATGGCCGTGTACTCCGATAACCAGGGCTGGCAGCACAAGCAGTTCCTCGGCAACGGCGAATTCGCCCTGCCCTTCGGCGACTACCGCGTGAGCATCACCGCCCCCGCCGACCACGTGGTGGGCGCTACCGGCGTGCTGCAAAACCCAAATGAGGTGCTGACCAGCGCCCAGCGCCAGCGCCTCGAAAAAGCCAAAACGGCCAAAACGCCGGTGCTCATCGTGAGCCAGCAGGAAGCCGAAAAGGCCGAAACCGGCCGCGCCAAAGGCACCAAAACCTGGACCTACGCCGCCAAAGACGTACGCGACTTTGCCTGGGCCAGCTCGCGCAAGTTCATCTGGGATGCCATGGGCATCATGCAGAAGGGCAAGCCGGTGATGTGCATGAGCTACTACCCCAAGGAGGGCAACCCGCTGTGGGGCAAGTACTCGACGGAAGTGGTGGCGCACACCATCAAGGTGTATTCCAAGTACACCATCGACTACGAATACCCGGTGGCTATTTCGGTGCACGGTCCGGTGGGCGGCATGGAATACCCGATGCTGTGCTTCAACGGCGGCCGCCCCGAGAAGGACGGCACCTACTCGGCCGACCGGAAATACGGGATGATTTCGGTGATTATCCACGAAGTGGGCCACAACTTCTTCCCGATGATTATCAACTCCGATGAGCGGCAGTGGAGCTGGATGGACGAGGGCCTGAACACGTTCACGCAGTACCTCACGGAGCAGGAATGGGAGCGGAACTACCCGTCGCGCCGCGGCGAGCCCAAGAACATTGTGGACTACATGCGCACCGGCAAAAACCTGCAGACCCCGATTATGACCAACTCGGAGTCGGTGCTGCAGTTTGGGCCGAACGCCTACGCCAAGCCCGCTACCGGCCTCAACATCCTGCGCGAGACCATTCTGGGCCGCGAGCTGTTCGACTACGCCTTCAAGGAATACGCCCGCCGCTGGGCCTACAAGCACCCCACACCCGCCGACTTCTTCCGCACCATGGAAGACGCCTCCGGCACCGACCTCGACTGGTTCTGGCGCGGCTGGTTCTACACCACCGACGCCTCCGACCTGGCCATTACGGGCGTGAAGTGGTACTCGGTGGACTCCAAGAACCCGGAAATCGAAAACGCCCGCAAGCGTGAGCTGATTAACAAAGCGCCCCAGACTCTGTCGCAGCAGCGCAACCTGCAGGACATCAAGCGCACCCTCGTGGACGAGAAGCCCGAGCTGAAGGACTTCTACAACACCTACGACCCGCTGGCCACCACCGACGCCGACAAGCAGCGCTACCAGCAGATGGCCAAGGGCCTGAGTGCCGAGCAGCAGCAGCGCCTGAACGCCGGCCTGAACTTCTACGAGGTGAGCCTCAAGAACCTGGGCGGCCTCACGATGCCGGTTATCGTGCAGATGACTTACCAGGATGGCAAGCAGGAGAAAGTGACGATTCCGGCCGAAATCTGGCGCAAAAACAACGCCGAGGTCACCAAGGTGTTCGTCACCGAAAAGCCCGTGGTGAGCTTCGTGCTGGACCCCAACCTGGAAACCGCCGACATCGACCTGAGCAACAACGCCTGGCCGCAGCAGGCGGCTCCTTCCCGCTTCGAGCTGTTTGAGCAGCAGCAGCGCACGCAGCCCAACCCCATGCAGCAGCAGTCGGCGCTGCAGAAGCTGGAGCAGAAGCCGGTTAACTCGACTGGCGGCACCAACTAA
- a CDS encoding PH domain-containing protein → MGLLDGLLGNASETDAQEIQLELSQLLSPGETVRNSYAVLRDLMVFTTKRLIMVDKQGVTGKKREYLSLPYRSIERFSMETTGHFDLDAELKIWVRGQTEPISKTFRGDKNVYDVYRALSEFAI, encoded by the coding sequence ATGGGACTTCTCGACGGCCTGCTGGGCAATGCTTCTGAAACTGATGCCCAGGAAATTCAGCTGGAGCTGAGCCAGCTGCTCTCGCCCGGCGAAACCGTGCGCAACTCCTACGCCGTGCTGCGCGACCTGATGGTGTTCACCACCAAGCGCCTGATCATGGTAGACAAGCAGGGCGTAACGGGCAAGAAGCGCGAATACCTGAGCCTGCCCTACCGCAGCATCGAGCGGTTTTCGATGGAAACCACCGGCCACTTCGACCTCGACGCCGAGCTGAAAATCTGGGTACGCGGCCAGACCGAGCCCATCAGCAAAACATTCCGCGGCGACAAAAACGTGTACGACGTCTACCGCGCGCTGAGCGAGTTTGCTATTTAG
- a CDS encoding ketohydroxyglutarate aldolase — protein MPRFTAAHALTQARRHPLIPVFYHAQEDYARRVLAACYAAGVRLFEFTNRGTQAPEIFERLQRFVEADFPDLLLGAGTIFTAEEAGRFIGAGADFIIQPVCSPDVAAVCRSYDLAWLPGAQTLNEVYEAHRLGATLVKLFPSAYLTPEYLGILRGPLPQVPIMVTGGIQPTVESLTEWKAAGATCVGLDARLLDTDEPAHLTTQVRELLAVLQPAG, from the coding sequence ATGCCCCGCTTTACCGCCGCCCACGCCCTCACGCAAGCCCGCCGGCACCCACTGATTCCGGTGTTTTACCACGCGCAGGAAGACTACGCCCGCCGGGTGCTGGCAGCCTGCTACGCGGCCGGCGTGCGGCTGTTTGAGTTCACCAACCGTGGCACCCAGGCCCCGGAAATTTTTGAGCGGCTGCAGCGGTTCGTGGAAGCCGACTTCCCGGATTTGCTGCTGGGCGCGGGCACCATCTTCACGGCCGAGGAAGCCGGCCGCTTCATCGGGGCCGGGGCCGACTTCATCATCCAGCCCGTGTGCAGCCCCGACGTGGCCGCCGTGTGCCGCAGCTACGACCTGGCCTGGCTGCCCGGCGCCCAGACCCTGAACGAGGTGTACGAGGCGCACCGCCTGGGCGCCACGCTGGTGAAGCTGTTCCCGTCGGCCTACCTCACGCCGGAGTACCTCGGCATTCTGCGCGGCCCGCTGCCCCAGGTGCCTATCATGGTCACGGGCGGCATCCAGCCCACCGTCGAAAGCCTCACGGAGTGGAAAGCTGCCGGCGCCACCTGCGTCGGCCTTGATGCCCGCCTGCTCGACACCGACGAGCCCGCCCACCTCACCACTCAGGTGCGGGAGCTGCTGGCGGTGCTGCAGCCAGCAGGATAA
- a CDS encoding NAD(P)/FAD-dependent oxidoreductase translates to MDTNLPRTSQPRIVIIGCGFAGLRLAKDLADAPVQVVVIDRNNYHNFQPLLYQVATGALEADSIAYPIRKIFAGQQNFFYRMADVQRVDPATNTLTTNIGDIRYDHLVVATGSLTNFFGLTSIEQNAMQIKSVPNALNLRSYLFQNFEKAILTEDPARRQALMNVVVVGGGPTGVEICGSLAEMRKDVLPKDYPELDLKQMEIYLVESGGEVLGPMSKDSQVQAKRYLEEMGIHVRLNTQAKHFEDGKLYYSDTEFIRTENLIWAAGVNGAALEGLPEAAVARNKRVNVDTVNRVLGFQNVYAIGDVANLVTDEMPRGYPMLAPVAIQQAEQLADNFKRLLRGETLRPFKYTNKGSMAIVGRNRAVVDLPGDKHFGGFFGWLTWLFVHLMTLVGFRNKVVTLVGWAISYFSSDKALRLIIRPYKRNDFKADKGLATAIHNAATPEYNPSVPAPNAPVVGG, encoded by the coding sequence ATGGATACCAATCTGCCGCGTACTTCTCAGCCCCGCATCGTGATTATCGGCTGCGGCTTTGCCGGGCTGCGGCTGGCCAAAGATCTGGCCGACGCGCCCGTGCAGGTGGTGGTGATTGACCGCAACAACTACCACAACTTCCAGCCGCTGCTCTACCAGGTAGCTACCGGAGCGCTGGAGGCCGACAGCATTGCGTATCCCATCCGTAAAATCTTCGCCGGCCAGCAGAACTTCTTCTACCGCATGGCCGACGTGCAGCGAGTAGATCCGGCCACCAACACGCTCACCACCAACATCGGCGACATCCGCTACGACCATCTGGTGGTGGCTACCGGCTCGCTCACCAACTTCTTCGGCCTCACCAGCATCGAGCAGAATGCCATGCAGATCAAGAGCGTGCCCAACGCCCTGAACCTGCGCAGCTACCTGTTTCAGAACTTCGAAAAGGCCATTCTCACCGAAGACCCTGCTCGTCGGCAGGCCCTGATGAACGTGGTGGTGGTGGGCGGCGGCCCCACCGGCGTAGAAATCTGCGGGTCCCTGGCCGAGATGCGCAAGGACGTGCTGCCCAAGGACTACCCCGAGCTCGACCTCAAGCAGATGGAAATCTATCTCGTGGAATCGGGCGGGGAGGTGCTGGGGCCCATGAGCAAGGACTCGCAGGTGCAGGCCAAGCGCTACCTGGAGGAAATGGGCATCCACGTGCGCCTCAACACCCAGGCCAAGCACTTCGAGGACGGCAAACTATACTACTCCGACACCGAGTTCATCCGCACCGAAAACTTGATCTGGGCGGCCGGCGTTAACGGCGCGGCGCTGGAAGGCCTGCCCGAAGCCGCCGTAGCCCGCAACAAGCGCGTGAACGTAGACACGGTGAACCGGGTGCTGGGCTTCCAGAACGTGTACGCCATCGGCGACGTGGCCAACCTGGTCACCGACGAGATGCCGCGCGGCTACCCCATGCTGGCGCCCGTAGCCATCCAGCAGGCCGAGCAGCTGGCCGACAACTTCAAGCGCCTGCTGCGCGGCGAAACCCTCCGGCCGTTCAAGTACACCAACAAGGGCAGCATGGCCATTGTGGGCCGCAACCGCGCCGTGGTAGACCTGCCCGGCGACAAGCACTTCGGCGGCTTCTTCGGGTGGCTCACCTGGCTGTTTGTGCACCTGATGACGCTGGTGGGCTTCCGCAACAAAGTCGTGACGTTGGTGGGCTGGGCCATCAGCTACTTCAGCTCCGACAAGGCCCTGCGCCTTATCATCCGCCCCTACAAGCGCAACGATTTCAAAGCCGACAAAGGCCTGGCCACCGCCATCCACAACGCCGCTACGCCCGAGTACAACCCCTCCGTGCCAGCCCCCAACGCCCCGGTAGTGGGCGGCTAA
- a CDS encoding carboxypeptidase-like regulatory domain-containing protein has product MSVVVRFSLRLAACMLVVLACWLLPTAARAQGQQRVVQFTGIVATGDSLLGVPGATVFVPKAGRGTATNAYGYFSLPVLAGDSIIIRSLGYRNQYVVIPPDYPRQSYSVIVQLREDVTVLPEVRIFPYATEKAFKEAFLALRLPKERGSSSAENLNQDILRRIFNNAPVTSMGNYRQTMQMQQLEQQRRMGMGPSQYSNNPLLNPFSWLQLIKQVKDGEFKKKEGVDY; this is encoded by the coding sequence ATGTCTGTAGTAGTTCGATTTTCTTTGCGGCTGGCCGCTTGTATGCTGGTAGTGCTGGCTTGCTGGCTGCTGCCGACTGCCGCCCGGGCCCAGGGCCAGCAGCGCGTGGTGCAGTTCACGGGCATCGTGGCCACCGGCGACTCGCTGCTGGGCGTGCCCGGCGCCACCGTGTTTGTGCCCAAGGCCGGCCGCGGCACCGCCACCAACGCCTACGGTTACTTCTCGCTGCCCGTGCTGGCCGGCGACAGTATCATCATCCGCAGCCTGGGCTACCGCAACCAGTACGTGGTGATTCCGCCCGACTACCCGCGCCAGAGCTACTCCGTGATTGTGCAGCTGCGCGAAGACGTGACCGTGCTGCCGGAAGTGCGCATCTTCCCTTACGCCACCGAAAAGGCCTTCAAGGAGGCCTTCCTGGCCCTTCGCTTGCCCAAGGAGCGGGGTTCCAGCTCCGCCGAAAACCTCAACCAGGACATCCTGCGCCGTATTTTCAACAACGCGCCCGTCACCAGCATGGGCAACTACCGCCAGACCATGCAGATGCAGCAGTTGGAGCAGCAGCGCCGGATGGGCATGGGCCCTTCGCAATACTCCAACAACCCGCTGCTCAATCCTTTCAGCTGGCTGCAGCTAATCAAGCAGGTGAAAGACGGTGAGTTCAAGAAGAAGGAAGGCGTGGATTACTAA
- a CDS encoding ArsR/SmtB family transcription factor has protein sequence MRLKHFSVAFGQQLFKAFGDESRVRILHLLWRNQEMCISDLEQVLDFTQTKTSRQLAFLKNAGLVSFRRLDNWVFYYLKDEALDFVQQLLGYMERDAQLQHDQKIYQTLWSNRELAAYKLQNRHWTGQP, from the coding sequence ATGCGCCTCAAACACTTCAGCGTTGCATTCGGCCAGCAACTATTCAAAGCTTTCGGCGACGAAAGCCGCGTGCGAATTCTGCATCTGCTCTGGCGCAACCAGGAAATGTGCATCTCCGACCTAGAACAGGTGCTGGACTTCACTCAGACCAAAACGTCCAGGCAATTAGCGTTCCTCAAAAATGCGGGCTTGGTCAGCTTCCGCCGCCTCGACAACTGGGTGTTCTACTATCTGAAGGACGAGGCCCTGGACTTTGTGCAGCAACTGCTGGGCTACATGGAGCGCGACGCCCAGTTGCAACACGACCAGAAGATTTACCAGACGCTCTGGTCGAACCGGGAGCTGGCCGCGTATAAGCTGCAAAACCGGCATTGGACCGGCCAGCCTTAA
- a CDS encoding (2Fe-2S) ferredoxin domain-containing protein: MKSADSVIRLFVCTAQKDEVGKDVVKALKTELKKQGLKKLLTGGEKRKVRVQTCNCLDLCKQCKKGPGAALIVHPEGTVYGNVRPKDAADIVHEHLGEGRVIERLRVD, encoded by the coding sequence GTGAAGTCTGCTGATTCTGTTATCCGCCTGTTTGTATGCACTGCCCAGAAAGATGAAGTGGGCAAGGACGTCGTGAAAGCCCTGAAAACCGAGCTTAAGAAGCAGGGCCTGAAAAAGCTGCTGACTGGCGGCGAGAAGCGCAAGGTGCGGGTGCAGACCTGCAACTGCCTCGACCTCTGCAAGCAATGCAAGAAAGGCCCCGGCGCGGCCCTCATCGTGCATCCCGAAGGCACCGTGTACGGCAACGTCCGCCCCAAAGACGCCGCCGACATCGTGCACGAACACCTGGGAGAAGGCCGGGTTATTGAACGACTGCGGGTTGACTGA
- a CDS encoding YjjG family noncanonical pyrimidine nucleotidase, whose amino-acid sequence MKNYRHLFFDLDHTLWDFETNADETLRYLFAQHNIGRHGVSVEKFIKEYSDINHGLWRLYQGGKINQQQLRATRFPRTFVQMGLREEDSPAGISEQFTDLLPLKKAVFPYTYEVLDYLRDKGYRLHLITNGFRDIQYLKLDASQLTEYFEEIVTSECCGHLKPDTRIFEHALERAGANAPESLMIGDNLECDVLGAYNAGLDQVYFNPAKRRHFNQITYEISCLSELKEIL is encoded by the coding sequence ATGAAAAACTACCGTCACCTCTTCTTCGACCTCGACCATACGCTGTGGGACTTTGAAACCAACGCCGATGAAACCCTGCGCTACCTGTTCGCGCAGCACAACATCGGCCGGCACGGGGTGTCGGTAGAAAAGTTTATCAAGGAGTATTCTGATATCAACCACGGTTTGTGGCGGCTGTACCAGGGCGGCAAAATCAACCAGCAGCAGCTGCGCGCCACCCGCTTCCCGCGCACCTTCGTGCAAATGGGGCTGCGGGAGGAGGATTCGCCGGCGGGCATCTCGGAGCAGTTCACCGACCTGCTGCCCCTGAAAAAGGCCGTGTTTCCGTACACCTACGAGGTGCTCGACTACCTGCGCGACAAAGGCTACCGCCTGCACCTCATCACCAACGGCTTCCGCGACATCCAGTACCTCAAGCTCGATGCGTCTCAGCTCACGGAGTATTTCGAGGAAATCGTGACGTCGGAGTGCTGCGGCCACCTCAAGCCCGATACCCGCATTTTCGAGCACGCGCTGGAGCGCGCCGGTGCCAACGCCCCGGAAAGCCTCATGATTGGCGACAATCTGGAGTGCGACGTGCTGGGGGCCTACAACGCCGGCCTCGACCAGGTTTACTTTAACCCCGCCAAGCGCCGCCACTTTAACCAGATTACCTACGAAATCAGCTGCCTGAGCGAGCTGAAGGAGATTTTGTAG
- a CDS encoding DUF3592 domain-containing protein, producing the protein MSVLFCFATWAVWLHYQTVTGPVALATVVSKEARRHKGSYDYYLTVRFVHKGLQVATSQLEVTKGHYPDFRPGDIFPITYARTSPEDTAFAGAPFFVRSVAIGYGLMALLLVFLFRAMRQENQPAGRYRHPPKRRTSGRHAAAAALAWAGVGAIAFSGGIISCRHSALATKAAPVAYEYQDATLLRVEYSGSTRYASALLQLPAPASQAPVRLSLSPEQHALLQARLSRPHTGSLQVPVAYLPATPHQVLLADTSLGPPAADTDSPLGISYNMLGCMLIAGGLVLIVVHLMRYSRRAED; encoded by the coding sequence TTGTCCGTCTTATTCTGTTTCGCGACTTGGGCCGTCTGGCTTCATTACCAGACCGTTACCGGGCCGGTCGCGCTGGCCACGGTAGTCAGCAAGGAAGCCCGTCGGCACAAAGGCTCTTACGACTATTACCTCACCGTCCGTTTTGTGCACAAGGGCCTGCAGGTAGCTACCAGCCAGCTGGAAGTGACAAAAGGCCACTACCCGGATTTCAGGCCCGGTGATATTTTCCCCATCACCTACGCCCGGACTTCGCCGGAAGACACCGCCTTTGCTGGCGCCCCGTTTTTTGTCCGGTCTGTGGCCATAGGCTACGGCCTGATGGCCCTGCTGCTGGTGTTCCTCTTCCGCGCCATGCGCCAGGAAAACCAGCCGGCCGGACGGTACCGGCACCCACCGAAACGCCGTACTTCGGGCCGCCACGCGGCGGCAGCCGCGCTGGCATGGGCGGGGGTGGGGGCCATTGCGTTCAGTGGCGGAATCATCAGCTGCCGCCACAGTGCGTTGGCAACGAAGGCGGCCCCCGTGGCTTACGAATACCAGGATGCCACGCTGCTACGCGTGGAGTATTCGGGCAGCACCCGCTACGCCTCCGCGCTGCTGCAGCTGCCCGCGCCGGCCAGCCAAGCTCCGGTCCGGCTCTCCCTGTCGCCCGAGCAGCACGCGCTGCTACAGGCCCGTCTGTCGCGGCCCCATACCGGCAGCCTGCAGGTGCCGGTTGCCTACCTGCCCGCCACACCCCACCAGGTGTTGCTGGCAGATACCAGCCTGGGCCCGCCCGCCGCTGACACCGATTCTCCCCTCGGCATCAGCTACAATATGCTGGGATGTATGCTGATTGCCGGCGGGCTGGTGCTCATTGTAGTGCATCTGATGCGCTACTCTCGCCGCGCAGAAGACTAG
- a CDS encoding DUF3592 domain-containing protein: MLLLSVLGKAWQRWQILHGTQAAARVHLKLGKEGSGSSGTYHLIVKYRHPQGQEQYARVATDRSTHNALPLGAPVQVSYHLDHQNALLADEWAFSGQLLVLLGVGLVLLSAGWGANHRWRHRRRNGYLPH; encoded by the coding sequence GTGCTGCTGCTGTCGGTACTGGGGAAAGCGTGGCAGCGCTGGCAAATCCTGCATGGTACCCAGGCAGCGGCCCGCGTCCATCTGAAGCTTGGCAAGGAGGGCTCCGGCAGCAGCGGCACCTACCATCTCATTGTAAAATACCGGCACCCGCAAGGCCAGGAGCAATACGCTCGGGTAGCGACGGACAGAAGTACCCACAACGCGCTGCCGCTGGGTGCCCCGGTTCAGGTAAGCTACCATCTTGACCATCAGAATGCACTGCTGGCTGATGAGTGGGCATTCAGTGGTCAGCTGCTCGTATTACTGGGAGTTGGCCTGGTACTGCTGTCTGCCGGCTGGGGCGCCAACCACCGCTGGCGGCATCGGCGGCGGAATGGCTATTTGCCGCACTAG
- the pruA gene encoding L-glutamate gamma-semialdehyde dehydrogenase — translation MANGFFNVPTPINEPVKGYAPNSPERIELLKTLKELKQQQRDIPMHIGGQEIRTGRKQNITPPHDHQHVLGQFHEGDASHVAQAIDAALAARPLWAEMPWEHRAAIFLKAADLLAGPYRARINAATMLGQSKNAFQAEIDAACELIDFFRFNVHFMQQIYQQQPESLPGMWNRLEHRPLEGFVFALTPFNFTSIAANLPASVAIMGNVVVWKPANTQIYSAQVLMELFKEAGVPDGVINLVYVDGPTAGEVIFKHRDFAGIHFTGSTGVFQNIWKTIGENISSYKSYPRIVGETGGKDFILAHPSAHAKAVAVGISRGAFEYQGQKCSAASRVYLPSNLADEILGYVKEDLASFRMGDVEDFSNFINAVIDEKSFDKLAKYIDGAKADPNAEIVAGGGYDKSKGYFIEPTVIVTKDPKYVTMCEELFGPVVTVHIYDADKFDEVLELVDTTSPYALTGAIFSQDRYAIDHASKKLVHAAGNFYINDKPTGAVVGQQPFGGARASGTNDKAGSMLNLLRWVSPRAIKETFVPVTDYRYPFLGSEPKEDLNRDKGL, via the coding sequence ATGGCCAACGGCTTTTTCAACGTCCCGACCCCGATCAACGAGCCCGTAAAAGGCTACGCGCCCAACTCGCCGGAGCGTATTGAGTTGCTCAAGACTCTCAAGGAGCTCAAGCAGCAGCAGCGCGACATTCCAATGCACATCGGCGGCCAGGAAATCCGTACCGGCAGGAAGCAGAACATCACCCCACCCCACGACCACCAGCACGTGCTGGGCCAGTTCCACGAAGGCGACGCCTCGCACGTAGCGCAGGCCATCGACGCCGCTCTGGCCGCCCGCCCGCTGTGGGCCGAAATGCCCTGGGAGCACCGCGCCGCCATCTTCCTGAAGGCCGCCGACCTGCTGGCCGGCCCCTACCGGGCGCGCATCAACGCGGCCACCATGCTGGGCCAGAGCAAAAACGCCTTCCAGGCCGAAATCGACGCGGCCTGCGAGCTGATCGACTTCTTCCGGTTCAACGTGCACTTCATGCAGCAGATCTACCAGCAGCAGCCCGAGAGCCTGCCCGGTATGTGGAACCGCCTGGAGCATCGCCCGCTGGAAGGCTTCGTGTTTGCCCTCACGCCCTTCAATTTCACCTCCATTGCCGCCAACCTGCCCGCCTCGGTGGCCATAATGGGCAACGTGGTGGTGTGGAAGCCCGCCAACACCCAGATCTACTCGGCCCAGGTGCTGATGGAGCTGTTCAAGGAAGCCGGCGTGCCCGACGGCGTTATCAACCTGGTGTACGTGGACGGCCCCACCGCTGGCGAGGTCATCTTCAAGCACCGCGACTTTGCCGGCATCCACTTTACCGGCTCCACCGGCGTGTTCCAGAACATCTGGAAAACCATCGGCGAGAACATCAGCAGCTACAAGAGCTACCCGCGCATCGTGGGCGAAACCGGCGGCAAGGATTTTATCCTGGCCCACCCCTCGGCGCACGCCAAGGCCGTGGCCGTGGGCATCAGCCGGGGCGCGTTTGAGTACCAGGGCCAGAAGTGCTCGGCCGCCTCGCGGGTGTACCTGCCCAGCAACCTGGCCGACGAAATTCTGGGCTACGTGAAGGAAGACCTGGCCTCGTTCCGGATGGGCGACGTGGAGGACTTCTCCAACTTCATCAACGCCGTTATCGACGAGAAATCCTTCGATAAGCTGGCCAAGTACATCGACGGCGCCAAGGCCGACCCGAACGCCGAAATCGTGGCCGGTGGCGGTTACGACAAGTCGAAAGGCTACTTCATCGAGCCCACCGTCATCGTAACCAAGGACCCCAAGTACGTGACGATGTGCGAGGAGCTGTTCGGCCCCGTGGTGACAGTGCACATCTACGACGCCGACAAGTTCGACGAAGTATTGGAGCTGGTGGATACGACCTCGCCCTACGCCCTCACCGGCGCCATCTTCTCGCAGGACCGCTACGCCATCGACCACGCCTCGAAGAAGCTGGTGCACGCCGCCGGCAACTTCTACATTAACGACAAGCCCACCGGCGCGGTAGTCGGCCAGCAGCCCTTCGGCGGCGCCCGCGCCTCCGGCACCAACGACAAGGCCGGCTCCATGCTGAACCTGCTCCGCTGGGTGTCGCCGCGCGCCATCAAGGAAACCTTCGTGCCCGTCACGGATTACCGCTACCCCTTCCTGGGCTCCGAGCCCAAGGAGGACCTGAACCGCGACAAGGGGTTGTAG
- a CDS encoding Uma2 family endonuclease yields MEQAAIPTQYTVEEYLKLEESSEIRHEFYRGEIFAMSGASLPHNRIIGNGYRALGDRLNPEQCEVFLDGAQLKVEEACFLYPDLTVSCHPDDLTADRILAHPSVVFEVLSPSSADYDRTSKLRLYQQLPSLRHYVLVRQDYCWVECLTRQSEAVGAENEWTLQVYDKLSDELHLSALSIRVPLTELYTRVKLEQPPQIRLR; encoded by the coding sequence ATGGAACAGGCCGCAATACCCACTCAGTACACTGTAGAAGAATACCTGAAGCTGGAAGAAAGCTCAGAAATCCGCCACGAATTTTACCGCGGCGAGATATTCGCCATGTCGGGGGCTTCGTTGCCGCATAACCGCATCATTGGGAATGGTTACCGGGCGTTGGGTGACCGGCTGAATCCGGAGCAATGCGAAGTGTTTCTCGACGGAGCTCAACTAAAGGTGGAAGAGGCGTGCTTTCTGTATCCTGACCTTACTGTTTCCTGCCATCCGGACGACCTCACGGCCGACCGGATTCTGGCGCACCCCAGCGTGGTTTTCGAAGTGCTTTCCCCCAGCAGCGCCGATTACGACCGCACGAGTAAGCTGCGGCTGTACCAGCAACTCCCCAGCCTCCGCCATTACGTGCTGGTGCGTCAGGATTATTGCTGGGTGGAATGTCTCACGCGGCAATCCGAAGCGGTGGGAGCGGAAAATGAGTGGACGTTACAAGTGTACGATAAGCTCAGCGACGAACTCCATCTTTCAGCCTTGTCTATCCGGGTGCCGTTGACCGAGCTGTACACCCGCGTGAAGCTGGAACAGCCGCCCCAGATACGACTCCGATAG